In the genome of Struthio camelus isolate bStrCam1 chromosome 34, bStrCam1.hap1, whole genome shotgun sequence, one region contains:
- the NAT14 gene encoding probable N-acetyltransferase 14: protein MPASAAPLTIRPMRPDEAPAVLQLLQDAFQDAETRLILHVLTRPPALLLLAVASSALRLLLGSLPAALLLPLALSGALLKAAAWRGPHRRPLPAAGLWVAVAPGEAAVRGCAALEPRASEEEAELSRLAVGRRHRRAGVARRLLAFLEGRARAQGYERLVLRVPAGAPAARALLEGAGYRRRSGPRAWLGCAVLHEFSKEL from the exons ATGCCAGCGTCCGCCGCCCCGCTCACCATCCGTCCCATGCGGCCCGACGAAGCCCCCGCCgtcctgcagctgctccag GACGCCTTCCAGGACGCCGAGACCCGCCTGATCCTGCACGTGCTGACGCggccccctgccctgctgctgctggcggtggccaGCAGCGCCCTGCGCCTGCTGCTGggctcgctgcccgccgccctgctgctgccgctggcgCTGAGCGGGGCCCTGCTCAAGGCGGCTGCCTGGCGCGGGCCCCACCggcggcccctgcccgccgcggggctctgggtggccgtggcccccGGCGAGGCGGCGGTACGCGGCTGCGCTGCCCTGGAGCCCCGCGCCAGCGAGGAGGAGGCCGAGCTCTCCCGCTTGGCCGTGGGCCGCCGGCACCGGCGCGCCGGCGTTGCCCGCCGTCTCCTCGCCTTCCTCGAGGGCCGGGCCCGGGCGCAGGGCTACGAGCGCTTGGTGCTGCGGGTGCCCGCCGGCGCCCCAGCCGCCCGGGCTCTGCTGGAGGGCGCCGGGTACCGCCGGCGCAGCGGCCCCCGCGCCTGGCTGGGCTGCGCTGTGCTGCACGAGTTCAGCAAGGAGCTCTAG